One stretch of Limnohabitans sp. DNA includes these proteins:
- the mlaD gene encoding outer membrane lipid asymmetry maintenance protein MlaD has product MQRSKNDVWVGLFVLLGAVAVLFLALKAANLLTWSFNKGYEVTAKFDNVGGLKPGAAVKSAGVVVGRVKTIEFDGESFQAKVTLTMQTGHAFPQDSSLKILTSGLLGEQYLDISPGAEEKNLSAGDRIGSTQSAVILENLISQFLFNQAEKSSEGQKP; this is encoded by the coding sequence ATGCAACGTTCAAAAAATGATGTGTGGGTGGGTTTGTTTGTCTTGTTGGGCGCGGTTGCCGTGCTGTTTCTGGCACTCAAGGCGGCCAACCTGTTGACCTGGAGCTTCAACAAGGGCTATGAGGTCACGGCCAAGTTCGACAACGTTGGCGGTCTCAAACCCGGCGCCGCCGTCAAGAGTGCGGGCGTGGTGGTCGGGCGCGTCAAAACCATCGAATTCGATGGCGAATCCTTTCAGGCCAAAGTGACCTTGACCATGCAAACCGGGCACGCTTTTCCGCAGGACAGCTCGCTGAAAATTCTGACCAGCGGTTTGCTGGGTGAGCAATACCTGGACATTTCACCCGGCGCCGAAGAGAAAAACCTGTCTGCGGGTGACCGCATTGGATCGACGCAATCGGCCGTGATCCTTGAGAATCTGATCAGCCAATTCTTGTTCAATCAAGCCGAAAAATCCTCAGAAGGTCAAAAGCCATGA
- a CDS encoding glutamate synthase subunit beta — MGKITGFMEFERIEEGYKPVSERLKNYGEFVIGLTEEQSKTQAARCMDCGTPFCNNGCPVNNIIPDFNNLVFEGDWKNAIEVLHSTNNFPEFTGRICPAPCEAACVVNFNDDAVGIKSIEHAIIDRAWAEGWVTPRPAKVKTGKTVAIIGAGPAGLAAAQQLARAGHDVTLFEKNDRVGGLLRYGIPDFKMEKTHIDRRVQQLQAEGVKIRTSVLVGEWPKDSKVTNWAKETISAEQLKKDFDAVLLTGGSEQSRDLPVPGRDLEGIHFAMEFLPQQNKVNAGDKVKGQLRADAKNVIVIGGGDTGSDCVGTSTRHGAVSVTQFEVMPEPPEKENKALVWPYWPMKLRTSSSHDESAEKGLLQREFAISTKAFIGEKGKVTGLTTVHVEFKDGKMVEVPGTEKEYKADMVLLAMGFTNPVATVLDAFGIDKDARGNAKASTDFTGGYATNVPKVFAAGDMRRGQSLVVWAIREGRQAARAVDEFLMGASELPR; from the coding sequence ATGGGAAAAATCACTGGCTTCATGGAATTTGAGCGCATCGAAGAAGGCTACAAGCCGGTCTCCGAGCGCCTCAAAAATTACGGCGAATTCGTGATCGGTTTGACCGAAGAGCAATCCAAAACCCAAGCGGCGCGCTGCATGGACTGCGGCACACCGTTTTGCAACAACGGCTGCCCGGTCAACAACATCATTCCGGACTTCAACAACCTGGTGTTTGAAGGCGACTGGAAGAACGCGATCGAGGTGCTGCACAGCACCAACAACTTCCCCGAGTTCACCGGCCGCATCTGCCCCGCGCCCTGCGAAGCGGCTTGCGTGGTCAACTTCAACGACGATGCCGTGGGCATCAAGTCGATCGAGCACGCCATCATCGACCGCGCTTGGGCTGAAGGCTGGGTCACGCCCCGTCCTGCCAAAGTCAAGACCGGCAAAACCGTGGCCATCATCGGTGCAGGCCCTGCCGGTCTGGCCGCAGCGCAACAGCTCGCGCGTGCGGGCCACGACGTGACCTTGTTCGAGAAGAACGACCGCGTGGGCGGCTTGCTGCGCTATGGCATTCCTGATTTCAAGATGGAAAAGACGCACATCGACCGCCGAGTGCAGCAGCTTCAAGCCGAAGGCGTGAAGATCCGCACCAGCGTGCTGGTCGGCGAGTGGCCCAAAGATTCCAAGGTCACCAACTGGGCCAAGGAAACCATCAGCGCCGAGCAACTCAAAAAGGACTTCGACGCTGTGTTGCTCACAGGGGGCTCCGAGCAGTCCCGTGACCTGCCTGTGCCCGGCCGCGACCTCGAAGGCATCCATTTCGCGATGGAATTCTTGCCCCAGCAAAACAAGGTCAATGCGGGCGACAAGGTCAAGGGCCAGTTGCGTGCCGACGCTAAAAACGTCATCGTGATCGGTGGTGGCGACACCGGCAGCGACTGCGTGGGCACCAGCACGCGCCACGGCGCGGTCAGCGTGACCCAGTTCGAGGTGATGCCTGAGCCCCCCGAAAAAGAAAACAAGGCGCTGGTCTGGCCTTATTGGCCCATGAAGCTGCGCACCAGCTCCAGCCACGACGAGAGCGCCGAAAAAGGCCTGTTGCAACGTGAATTTGCCATTTCCACCAAGGCTTTCATCGGTGAAAAAGGCAAAGTCACCGGATTGACCACGGTGCATGTCGAATTCAAAGACGGCAAGATGGTCGAAGTGCCTGGCACCGAGAAAGAATACAAAGCCGACATGGTTTTGCTGGCCATGGGTTTCACCAACCCGGTGGCCACCGTGCTCGACGCCTTTGGCATCGACAAGGACGCCCGTGGCAACGCCAAAGCCAGCACCGACTTCACAGGCGGTTACGCCACCAACGTGCCCAAGGTGTTTGCCGCTGGCGACATGCGCCGTGGTCAGTCGCTGGTGGTCTGGGCCATCCGCGAAGGACGCCAGGCCGCACGCGCAGTGGACGAGTTCCTGATGGGGGCGAGTGAATTGCCCCGGTGA
- a CDS encoding ABC transporter ATP-binding protein — translation MPALSFQSVSKTYPARQAGAAAFTALDRISFEVEEGEFFGLLGPNGAGKTTLISTLAGLSRPSTGRVLVHGHDVQSDYAAARRLLGVVPQELVFDPFFTVRESLRIQSGYFGVKKNEAWIDELLDSLGLADKAGANMRQLSGGMKRRVLVAQALVHKPRVIVLDEPTAGVDVELRQTLWAFIAKLNKQGHTVLLTTHYLEEAEALCGRIAMLKRGQLLALERTSDLLRSATSQVLRFKLDGDLPPAVAAMARVTGRIVQLPVHNAVEIENYLATLRTAGLVVEDVEIRQADLEDVFLEVMNRKQLASGALA, via the coding sequence ATGCCAGCCCTCTCTTTCCAATCCGTTTCCAAAACCTATCCTGCCAGGCAGGCAGGCGCAGCCGCATTCACCGCGCTCGACCGGATCAGCTTTGAGGTGGAGGAGGGTGAGTTCTTCGGATTGCTGGGCCCCAATGGCGCGGGCAAAACCACCCTCATCAGCACCTTGGCAGGCTTGAGTCGCCCCAGCACCGGACGTGTTTTGGTGCATGGCCACGACGTGCAAAGCGACTACGCTGCCGCGCGCCGACTGCTGGGTGTGGTGCCACAAGAGTTGGTGTTTGACCCTTTTTTCACCGTGCGCGAATCGCTGCGCATCCAGTCGGGGTATTTTGGCGTCAAGAAAAACGAGGCCTGGATCGATGAGCTGCTGGACAGCCTGGGCCTGGCCGACAAGGCGGGTGCCAACATGCGCCAGCTCTCGGGCGGCATGAAACGCCGTGTGCTGGTGGCGCAAGCCTTGGTGCACAAGCCCCGCGTGATCGTGCTCGACGAGCCCACCGCCGGGGTCGACGTGGAGCTGCGCCAGACCTTGTGGGCCTTCATCGCCAAACTCAACAAGCAAGGCCACACCGTCTTGCTGACCACACATTACCTGGAAGAAGCCGAAGCCTTGTGCGGGCGCATCGCCATGCTCAAGCGCGGCCAGTTGTTAGCGCTAGAACGCACCTCAGATTTGCTCCGTTCTGCGACCAGCCAGGTGCTGCGCTTCAAGCTGGATGGCGACTTGCCGCCTGCTGTCGCGGCCATGGCCCGCGTCACGGGACGCATCGTGCAGTTGCCGGTGCACAACGCGGTCGAGATCGAAAATTATCTGGCCACCCTGCGCACCGCAGGCTTGGTGGTGGAGGATGTGGAGATCCGCCAAGCCGACCTGGAAGACGTGTTCCTTGAAGTCATGAACCGCAAACAATTGGCCTCGGGGGCTTTGGCATGA
- the mlaE gene encoding lipid asymmetry maintenance ABC transporter permease subunit MlaE yields the protein MISDLLGALGASTRQMLADWGFAARLFFKLLGMSGAALKRFGLVRDQVHFLGNYSLAIITVSGLFVGFVLGLQGYYTLQRYGSAEALGLLVALSLVRELGPVVAALLFAGRAGASLTAEIGLMRAGEQLTALEMMAVDPVQRILAPRFWGGIIALPLLAAVFSAVGILGGYVVGVLLIGVDAGSFWSQMQGGVDVFKDVGNGIIKSVVFGVAVTFIALLQGYVAKPTPEGVASATTRSVVVSSLSVLGLDFILTAMMFSI from the coding sequence ATGATCTCCGACTTGCTGGGCGCTTTGGGCGCATCCACCCGCCAAATGCTGGCCGATTGGGGTTTTGCCGCTCGGCTGTTTTTCAAGTTGCTGGGCATGTCCGGTGCAGCGCTCAAGCGCTTTGGCCTGGTGCGCGACCAGGTGCATTTTCTGGGCAATTACTCGCTGGCCATCATCACCGTGTCGGGCCTGTTTGTGGGCTTTGTGCTGGGTTTGCAGGGCTATTACACCTTGCAGCGCTATGGCTCGGCCGAGGCGCTGGGCCTCTTGGTGGCGCTGAGCCTGGTGCGCGAGTTGGGGCCTGTGGTGGCCGCCTTGTTGTTTGCGGGTCGGGCCGGTGCCTCGCTCACGGCCGAGATTGGTCTCATGCGGGCCGGTGAGCAACTCACCGCGTTGGAAATGATGGCGGTGGACCCGGTGCAGCGCATTTTGGCCCCCCGCTTTTGGGGTGGCATCATCGCCTTGCCCTTGTTGGCGGCGGTGTTCAGTGCGGTGGGCATTTTGGGTGGCTACGTGGTGGGCGTGTTGCTCATCGGGGTCGATGCCGGTTCGTTCTGGAGCCAGATGCAAGGCGGGGTCGACGTGTTCAAGGATGTGGGCAACGGCATCATCAAAAGCGTGGTGTTCGGCGTGGCCGTGACCTTTATTGCCTTGCTGCAGGGCTATGTGGCCAAGCCCACGCCCGAAGGTGTGGCCAGCGCCACCACACGCAGTGTGGTGGTTTCTTCTTTGTCGGTATTGGGCCTGGATTTCATCCTGACCGCGATGATGTTCAGCATTTGA
- a CDS encoding ABC transporter permease, translating to MTGWQTLLYKEVLRFWKVAFQTVGAPVLTSVLYMLIFGHVLEDHVKVYDNVAYTSFLLPGLMMMGVLQNAFANSSSSLVQSKIMGSLVFLLLTPLSHRSWFLAYVGSSVVRGLAVGLGVFVITGWMVNITFVNPLWILAFACMGAAMMGALGVIAGLWAEKFDQMAAFQNFIIMPMTFLSGVFYSIHSLPPFWQKLSHLNPFFYMIDGFRYGFFGQSDVSPWLSLAVVGTALAAISALTLHLLRIGYKIRS from the coding sequence ATGACGGGTTGGCAAACACTGTTGTACAAAGAAGTCCTGCGCTTTTGGAAAGTGGCTTTCCAAACCGTCGGGGCGCCCGTGCTCACCTCGGTGTTGTACATGCTGATCTTTGGCCACGTGCTCGAAGACCACGTCAAGGTGTATGACAACGTGGCCTACACCTCGTTTTTGTTGCCGGGCCTGATGATGATGGGCGTGCTGCAAAACGCGTTTGCCAACAGCTCGTCCAGCTTGGTGCAAAGCAAGATCATGGGCAGCTTGGTGTTTTTGCTGCTCACGCCCCTGTCGCACCGCAGCTGGTTTTTGGCCTATGTGGGCTCCTCGGTGGTGCGGGGCTTGGCCGTTGGCCTGGGTGTGTTTGTGATCACCGGCTGGATGGTCAACATCACTTTCGTCAACCCGTTGTGGATTTTGGCCTTCGCCTGCATGGGCGCGGCCATGATGGGCGCATTGGGCGTGATCGCGGGGCTGTGGGCTGAAAAGTTCGACCAAATGGCCGCCTTCCAGAACTTCATCATCATGCCCATGACGTTTTTGTCGGGCGTGTTTTACTCCATCCACTCCCTGCCGCCGTTTTGGCAAAAGCTCAGCCACCTGAACCCGTTTTTCTACATGATCGACGGTTTCCGTTACGGCTTTTTTGGCCAAAGCGATGTCTCCCCTTGGCTCAGTCTGGCGGTGGTGGGCACGGCCCTGGCCGCCATCAGTGCCTTGACCCTTCACCTTTTGCGCATCGGCTACAAAATCCGGAGCTGA
- a CDS encoding ABC transporter ATP-binding protein, protein MQTSSTSQPLVELHDLTFGYGDRVILKNLSFNVPRGQVTALMGVSGGGKTTVLRLIGGQIRASAGQLLFDGHDITSMRQAELYTARRRMGMLFQFGALFTDMSVFDNVAFPLREHTRLSPDLIRDIVLMKLDAVGLRGARDLRPSEISGGMSRRVALARAIALDPDLIMYDEPFAGLDPISLGTAARLIRRLNDSLGITSIVVSHDVTETFEIADHVVILAHGGVAAQGTPAELRASTDPLIYQFVHALSDGPVPFHYPAPAAAQDYDGRSA, encoded by the coding sequence ATGCAGACCTCGTCCACCTCACAGCCACTTGTTGAATTGCACGACCTGACGTTTGGGTACGGCGACCGTGTCATTTTGAAGAACCTCAGCTTCAATGTGCCGCGTGGCCAAGTCACGGCCCTGATGGGGGTGTCGGGGGGGGGCAAGACCACGGTCTTGCGCTTGATCGGTGGCCAGATCCGTGCCAGCGCAGGCCAATTGCTGTTTGACGGCCATGACATCACGTCCATGCGACAAGCCGAGCTTTATACCGCGCGCCGCCGCATGGGCATGCTGTTTCAGTTTGGGGCCTTGTTCACCGACATGAGCGTGTTCGACAACGTGGCTTTTCCCTTGCGCGAACACACCCGTTTGTCGCCAGACCTGATCCGCGACATCGTGCTGATGAAGCTCGATGCGGTGGGCTTGCGCGGTGCGCGAGACCTGCGGCCCTCTGAAATTTCTGGCGGCATGAGCCGCAGAGTGGCCTTGGCCCGCGCCATCGCGCTCGACCCCGACCTGATCATGTACGACGAGCCGTTTGCCGGTCTGGACCCGATTTCGCTGGGCACGGCGGCCCGATTGATTCGCCGCCTCAACGACAGCCTGGGCATCACCAGCATTGTGGTGTCGCACGACGTGACCGAGACTTTTGAGATCGCCGACCATGTGGTCATCCTGGCCCATGGCGGTGTGGCCGCGCAGGGCACGCCTGCCGAGCTGCGGGCCAGCACCGACCCCTTGATTTACCAGTTTGTGCATGCGCTCAGCGATGGGCCAGTGCCCTTTCACTACCCCGCACCTGCAGCGGCGCAAGACTACGACGGGAGGTCGGCATGA
- a CDS encoding VacJ family lipoprotein, with translation MNAIARRFSLLLGVGMLLLLQACATVKSADARDPWEPMNRSIYQFNDAIDTVALKPAAQLYVKVLPSMVRTGVNNFLGNLADVWSIANSAMQLKGQATAETFIRINVNTFMGLGGILDVASEMGIEKRREDFGQTLGYWGVKPGPYVVLPLFGPSTLRDALAFPVDMQGSVTQSLSDEATRNGLLAVRLVDMRSGLLRTVDAIKAASLDPYSFVRDAYLQKRQNDIYDGNPPSRFDYSETPPASR, from the coding sequence ATGAACGCCATTGCCAGACGTTTTAGCCTGTTGTTGGGTGTTGGCATGCTGCTGCTTTTGCAGGCCTGCGCCACCGTGAAAAGCGCCGATGCCCGTGACCCATGGGAGCCCATGAACCGCAGCATTTATCAATTCAACGATGCGATAGACACCGTCGCGCTCAAGCCTGCCGCCCAGCTGTATGTGAAGGTGTTGCCCAGTATGGTGCGGACCGGTGTGAACAACTTTTTGGGCAATTTGGCGGATGTCTGGTCAATAGCCAACAGTGCCATGCAGCTCAAGGGGCAGGCCACGGCCGAAACCTTCATTCGCATCAATGTCAACACCTTCATGGGTTTGGGTGGCATTTTGGATGTCGCCAGCGAAATGGGCATCGAGAAGCGCCGTGAAGACTTCGGACAAACACTGGGCTATTGGGGCGTCAAGCCAGGCCCCTATGTGGTCTTGCCCTTGTTTGGTCCCTCTACCCTGCGCGATGCCTTGGCGTTCCCGGTCGACATGCAGGGCAGCGTCACCCAGAGTTTGAGCGACGAAGCAACCCGCAACGGCTTGTTGGCAGTGCGCCTGGTTGACATGCGCTCTGGCTTGCTCAGAACCGTGGATGCGATCAAGGCTGCCTCACTGGACCCCTATTCATTTGTGCGAGATGCTTATTTGCAAAAAAGACAAAACGACATTTACGATGGCAACCCGCCCTCGCGTTTTGACTACAGCGAGACGCCTCCCGCCTCCCGCTAG
- a CDS encoding STAS domain-containing protein — MTPLKLPASLLHAQANACLAQWVAQLPAALPHQVVLDASDLVDFDSSALAVLLGLRRVLSQRGSALHIAGMTPRLRELAALYGVLELLHAD; from the coding sequence ATGACGCCACTGAAGTTGCCCGCCTCATTGCTGCACGCTCAGGCGAACGCTTGCCTAGCGCAGTGGGTCGCGCAATTGCCGGCAGCCTTGCCACATCAAGTGGTGCTGGATGCCTCGGATCTGGTGGACTTCGATTCTTCGGCGCTGGCGGTACTTTTGGGGTTGCGACGGGTGCTCAGTCAAAGAGGCAGCGCATTGCACATTGCGGGCATGACGCCTCGGCTGCGTGAATTGGCTGCGCTTTATGGGGTGCTTGAGCTGCTGCATGCTGACTGA